In Brienomyrus brachyistius isolate T26 chromosome 25, BBRACH_0.4, whole genome shotgun sequence, a single window of DNA contains:
- the adra2c gene encoding alpha-2C adrenergic receptor, translating to MEGLSSRMDFLNFSSAVNASPASFHNSSFSEESKYSLASIAGLAVLVSFLIIFTIVGNVLVVIAVLTSRALKPPQNLFLVSLASADILVATLVMPFSLANELMGYWFFGKVWCDIYLALDVLFCTSSIVHLCAISLDRYWSVTQAVEYNLKRTPKRVKCMIVVVWLISAVISFPPLISMDRNTDNILRPQCELNDETWYILSSSIGSFFAPCIIMILVYVRIYQVAKTRTRNKSEKQGADGTAHVENGLNKVNGHKENGHCRPMPGEHKPAEEDEIDLEESSSSDEKNKHPVDRSSRKDRASRKCSSNSKHSSRVSRTSKQSMDLFTSKRRRRNTMSRKKISQAREKRFTFVLAVVMGVFVLCWFPFFFSYSLYGVCRKPCEIPETLFKFFFWIGYCNSSLNPVIYTIFNQDFRRAFQKILCKTWKKS from the coding sequence ATGGAGGGATTATCAAGCAGGATGGATTTCTTAAATTTCTCGAGCGCAGTTAACGCATCGCCTGCATCTTTTCACAATTCTTCGTTCTCAGAGGAAAGTAAATATTCTTTGGCTTCCATTGCTGGGCTGGCCGTGCTGGTTAGTTTTCTAATAATATTCACGATTGTAGGCAACGTCTTGGTCGTAATTGCAGTGTTAACAAGCAGAGCACTGAAGCCTCCCCAGAACCTCTTTTTGGTTTCTTTAGCGAGTGCAGACATCCTAGTGGCCACCTTGGTCATGCCCTTTTCCCTTGCAAATGAACTTATGGGATATTGGTTTTTCGGTAAAGTTTGGTGCGACATTTATTTGGCTTTAGATGTGTTATTCTGCACGTCATCCATTGTGCATTTGTGCGCGATCAGTCTGGACCGATACTGGTCCGTAACGCAAGCCGTCGAATATAACCTGAAACGGACACCTAAGAGAGTGAAGTGTATGATAGTGGTAGTATGGCTGATTTCTGCCGTAATATCATTTCCGCCGCTGATCTCAATGGACAGAAACACGGACAACATTCTCCGCCCCCAGTGCGAGTTAAACGATGAAACCTGGTACATTCTCTCTTCGAGCATAGGATCGTTTTTTGCGCCCTGTATCATAATGATTCTCGTTTATGTGAGAATATACCAAGTAGCCAAAACTAGGACTCGAAACAAATCAGAGAAACAAGGGGCAGATGGAACTGCTCACGTTGAGAACGGACTGAACAAAGTGAACGGGCACAAGGAGAACGGACACTGCAGACCGATGCCTGGCGAGCACAAGCCGGCAGAAGAGGACGAGATAGACCTGGAGGAGAGTAGCTCATCTGATGAGAAGAACAAGCATCCTGTGGATAGGAGCTCCAGGAAGGACAGGGCTAGCCGAAAATGTAGCTCCAACTCAAAGCACTCCAGTCGTGTCTCCAGGACGAGCAAACAATCCATGGACCTCTTCACTTCCAAGCGGAGGAGGAGGAATACAATGTCGAGGAAGAAGATCTCCCAGGCAAGGGAGAAGAGGTTCACGTTCGTGTTAGCTGTGGTCATGGGGGTGTTTGTGTTGTGCTGGTTCCCATTCTTCTTCAGCTATAGTCTCTACGGGGTTTGCAGGAAGCCCTGTGAAATCCCCGAAACATTGTTTAAGTTTTTCTTCTGGATCGGCTACTGCAACAGTTCCCTCAACCCCGTCATTTACACGATCTTCAACCAAGACTTCCGGAGGGCATTCCAGAAGATCCTCTGCAAGACCTGGAAAAAATCTTGA